The genomic window AATTCAAAACTAATAATAACATCAACACCTGTTCCCTGATTTGTAAAGAGATGTAACTATTTTCCTGCCAAGCCTCCCAATCTATTAACTAGGGTCAAACACTACGATACCCTAGAATGAGTCCCCTCATCGTTACATTAATTATTAGCTTACCTTCTATGGTTGTTTCTACCCGCACTATTCGTATCGGTTCTCGAAAAAGTCAGTTAGCTTTAGTGCAAACTTACTGGATACAAGAAGAACTACAAAAACACTATCCTGATCGTCAATTTGACGTAGAAACCATGAGTACCCAAGGGGACAAAATTTTAGATGTTGCCTTGGCTAAAATCGGCGATAAGGGGTTATTTACCAAAGAGTTAGAAACGGCCATGTTGCAAAATCAAGTGGATTTTGCGGTACATTCTCTCAAGGATCTACCCACTAACTTACCGGAAGGATTAATGTTAGGCTGTGTAACCGAACGAGTAAACCCGGCTGATGCACTGGTGGTTAATGAAACACATCAAGATAAACAACTCGATACCTTACCAGAAGGTTCGGTCATTGGCACTTCTTCTTTACGTCGCTTAGCTCAACTGCGTCATCATTATCCCCATTTAACCTTTAAAGATGTTCGGGGAAACGTCAATACTCGCTTATCAAAACTAGATGCAGGAGAATATGATGCCATTATCCTCGCTGTCGCCGGGTTGCAACGGTTAGATATGAGCGATCGCATTCATCAAGTTATTCCCGATGATATCTCCCTCCATGCGGTTGGCCAAGGGGCCTTAGGGATCGAATGTCGTAGCGGTGATCCCGAAATTTTAGACCTCCTCAAAGTCCTAGAACATACCGAAACCCGTGATCGCTGTTATGCAGAACGAGCCTTCTTACGACAATTAGAAGGAGGGTGTCAAGTTCCCATTGGAGTTAATACTAAGATAGAAAACAATATCCTAACCTTAACAGGAATGGTCGCTAGTCTGGACGGCAAAACTTTGATAAAAGATACGATTCAAGGAGAAGCAGCACAAGCAGAAAAACTAGGAGAAGAATTAGCGTTACGTTTGCGTGATGAAGGAGCAACAGAAATCTTAGCGGAGATATTTGCTCAAATTCAACGATAATGATACTGGGTCAATTTTTCTATTGGCCCTAGAAATTACGTCAAGATCAGCCAAAAAATGATAGGGTTACAAAGGGATGATTATTCTCAACCATAAAAGTCTTTTCTAAGGCTGAAAATAACTAATTAGCAACTTACAATATTTTTAACGAATATGACACAAGACAAAGGAAAAGGATTTGGCTTCGGATTAGGTAAAATCAAAGAACTTCAAGAGGCGTTCCAAAAAGCTCAACAAGTTCAAGCAGGGGCGCAACAACTTCAACAAGAATTAGAGGAGATGAATATTGAAGGTTATAGCGATGAGGCTAAAGCGGTTACTGTAGTCATGAGTGGTAACCAAGAACCTCGTCAGGTGACAATTTCCCCAGATGCTATGGGTAATAGCCCAGAGGCGTTATCTGAGTTAGTGACCGCAGCCATGAAGGATGCTTATGCTAAGTCCACTGAAACCATGCGTGAAAGAATGGAAGCTTTGACCAGTGGCTTAAATCTTCCTGGAATGTAGAAAAAAAAATAACGTAGTCAGGAAAGCGATCTCGAAGAGATCCGCAGGAGCGGTGCGCTTCATCTTGACTACCCACTTTTAAGCTAAAACAAATTTACTAAAATACTATTTTTAGATACGTTATTCCACTCATTTTGCATTTTTAATATATCATATCCCCTCAAACGCCGCAAACTCGTTCCGATTTTTGTCATGGTTCCTTGACAAAAGAGGGTCAATTAGGCAGATAAAGAAATATAAGCAATTACAAATAATTTTTAGCGATTAATTATAAAATTTTATATTAACAATCATAAACCCCTAAATTTATACTTATTTTTAACTACCATCTTTTGATAGCCGATGATGGTCAAAACCTTTGTCTGAAAGGGGTTTGAAATGTTTGTTCCCCCATCCGAATCAAGACAATCCCTACGATATATAATATCTAAATATTTACCTATCATTGAGGTCCCATAGACAATGAAGGTAATTCAACGCCATGCTAAATAACAAACGACAATCTCTGTTCGTAAAAGTGAGT from Crocosphaera subtropica ATCC 51142 includes these protein-coding regions:
- the hemC gene encoding hydroxymethylbilane synthase, whose product is MVVSTRTIRIGSRKSQLALVQTYWIQEELQKHYPDRQFDVETMSTQGDKILDVALAKIGDKGLFTKELETAMLQNQVDFAVHSLKDLPTNLPEGLMLGCVTERVNPADALVVNETHQDKQLDTLPEGSVIGTSSLRRLAQLRHHYPHLTFKDVRGNVNTRLSKLDAGEYDAIILAVAGLQRLDMSDRIHQVIPDDISLHAVGQGALGIECRSGDPEILDLLKVLEHTETRDRCYAERAFLRQLEGGCQVPIGVNTKIENNILTLTGMVASLDGKTLIKDTIQGEAAQAEKLGEELALRLRDEGATEILAEIFAQIQR
- a CDS encoding YbaB/EbfC family nucleoid-associated protein — its product is MTQDKGKGFGFGLGKIKELQEAFQKAQQVQAGAQQLQQELEEMNIEGYSDEAKAVTVVMSGNQEPRQVTISPDAMGNSPEALSELVTAAMKDAYAKSTETMRERMEALTSGLNLPGM